CCAGGGCCTCGCCCTTTTCGCGCAGGCGCTCCGCCTCCAGCTGCACCCGCGCGGCGAGCGCGTCCAGCGTCCGGAGACACGCCGGAGCATCCAAATCCTCACGGCCCAACGTCGCGATGGCGAGAGCCGCCAGGTCCAGCCGCGGTGGATCCGCGGCCAGGGAAGACACCAACCGCTCGCGCGCCAGCGGAGGGCCAAAACCAGAGGAAAAGCTCACGGTGCGCACCAGTAACCCACGAATGCTCCTCACGGCAAAAGCAGGCAGGCGGGCGTCAGATGCCCGGGGGGGCCGCGGGCAGCCGGCCCTTGATTTCCGCACGCAGGGCCATTTGGGCCGAAATGAGTCCCGCGAGGATGCCGTCCTCGAACTCGAAGGTCGGGTGCTCCTTCAGCTCGGGGAAGTCGTGCGGGTTGCGCAGCTCCTCCGGCCCGATGTTGGGCACCGCCTCGCGCGCCAGCTTGAGCACCTTCGCCTGTTGCTGGGCAATCATCCGCTCGTAGAGGGGGGAGGCCAGGGCCAGGAACTCGTTCGCCGTCTCTTCCGTCATGGTGTGGTGCCTCTAGCCTCACTCTTGGGCGATGTCCCACTTCATCCGCCGGTAGGTGTAACGGAAGGACTCGGCGTTTGCTTCGACGGCGTCTCCCGAGCCCTCCCGCCCGTCCAGGAAGGCGACGAAGTCGAACTGCCGCCCGGGCTGGCCGTACTCGGCGTCGAACACGCGCACGATTTCGTTCGCCGGCAGCGTCCTGCGTCCCGCCACGCTCACCAGGGGGATGTCCAGGCCCTTCATGTCCTTCGACGGGGCGTAGGACTTCCACACCAGCTCCGTGCACACCAGGGACTGGTCGGAGAAGAAGTCGAAGTTGAAGTCGTACGGCCGGCCCTGGAAGGTGAAGGCGCGCAGGATGGCGCGGGCCTTGTCCACCTGGGACAGCCGGGGCCGCAGCACGCCCAGGTAGTCCACGTGCATGCCGTGCTCCACGCCGGTGAAGCTCACGCCCTCGCTGATGGACTCGATGATGCGCAGCGGGTCCCCGTGCGCGTCCTTGCCGGTGTACTCGGCCCACTTCGCGGGGAAGGCCTTCGCCAGGTGGCCAGTGAACGTCTCCGGACGGCCGGGCAGGGTGGACACCCAGGCCTTCACCGCCGGATCCGCGTCGAAGGTCTGGGAGAGCTCCTGCGCGGTGCCCACGTAGAGCTCCGCGTGCGGCCAGAAGCCCGGCAGCCCGATGTTGGACAGGAACCAGTTCTGCCGCGCGACCATCACGTCGCCCGGGACCATGCGCGGCAGCAGCGCCAGCACCTGCTCCCGGGAGATGAGCGGCCTGCCGGAGCGGTGCACGCGGGTGTCGCCCATCCACTCCGCCACGGTCTTCTGGACCGGGAACACCGCGCGTGCGGTGGTGTCCTGGGTGAGGTCCGCCGCGGCCTTGGCGAAGAGCACCGGGCCGCGCTTCAAGAGGCGTGCGCGGGCCGCCTTGCTGTCCTGCCGCATGGTCTGGAAGAGCGCGGGGACGCCGGGCTCGTTCATCACGCCGGCCTTCGCCAGCACCGGGTGCAGCGTGGCGCGGTAGCCGTCGCCCGTAAAGAGCTGCGTGCTGGTGCCCACGTGGACGACCTTCTCCTTGAAGCGGCTGAAGGCGCGCGCGGGCAGGCCGTACTCGGGGCCGGGCTCATCCAGCAGCACCTCCAGCTGCGCCTGGCCTCCGGTGAGGTCCGCGAAGGCCATGCCCTGCGCCAGTTCCGACGCGAGCGCGGCGTGGGTGAGGAGGAAGCCCCAGGCGTGCTTCTTCGGCTGGGTGAGGGCGGGCACCTTGAGGAAGTCCCAGTAGCGCTGGCGCACCACCTCCGTGGAGACGAAGCAGTCGAAGAAGGCGGCCCAGGTGGACACCAGCAGCTGCTTCTCGTCCGGGGTGTACGGCGCGTCCTTGCCGCGCTGGTACAGTGCCTTGGAGCGGAAGGCCTCCTCCCGCAGCCGGCGCAGCCCTTCGGTCCCCTGGCGCAGCGTCGCCAGGTCCCGGCGGGCCTGGGCGACGAAGGCGGCATCGTCCAGTGAGTAGACGTCGCGCGGGGCCGTATTGGCGGCCGTGGCGGGGGCAGGGGACGGCGGGTCGGCGGGGGGGCTGGCGAGCGTGAGCCAGGCGGCGAGCAGGGAGGCTGCGGACATCAGGGAGGACACTCCGGCGGGCGTTGGCGCGGGGGGACTCTACCCTGAAGCGAACGCGGGCAAGACGGCCGGTCCCTCGCTCGCCCGGCGTCGTAGGAGGTGCCGGGCGGCAGGGTGGCCCGGAGCGGGCGTCATCCCCACGTTGAGGCATGGATGGCCGTCCGGGCACTGGACGCTCCGGGCGCAAGAAAGGTGGAAGACACGATGGCTTACGGAAAGGCGGAGGATCCCTCGCGCTCCATCACCCCGCACCTGGATGGGGTGGAGTACCCGGCGAAGCGCGAGGAACTCGTCGAGGCCGCCGCGGACAACGAGGCCCCGGTCGACATCATCAACATCCTCAAGTCCCTGCCGCAGGAGGAGTACATGTTGCGCGAGCACGTGCTGCGCGACCTGGCGGAGGCCGAGCGCCGCTTCGCGATGAACGGCCTGAAGGACGACGATGGCGTGGACCGCGACCGGCGCAACATCGGACGCGACCGCATCGAGGGTGCCTCCGAGGGCGAGACACGCCACCCCTAGTGTCGACCGTGCGCTGACACTCCACACAAGGACGTTGCAAGACGCTCGCGGGCGCCCTGGCTTTCTGCCAGCGTTCGCGAGCGCATGCGTACGGGCCTCTTGTGGAGCTGTCTCCTGCTGTCGCTGGCTGCCGGGTGCAAGTCCCGGTATCCGCCGCTCAACCCCGCGCCGGGGCTGCCGCCGCCGGTGCGTCTGGACTTCAAGCCCCCCGTGGATCGCCTCCTCACCGAATCCGTGAGCGCCACCCGCACCCTCCAGCGCAAGGGGCAGCCGGAAGTGCGCGACGAGGCGGCCTTCACCACCGAGACGCGCTTCACCCCGTCCGACGGCGGCTGGCGCGTGGCCCAGTCCGTGCGCACCCCGCGCCAGGTGCATGATGGGCACGACGTGGCGTCCCTGTCCGGCGCCGTGCTGGAGCGCTTCACGCTGCGCATGCAGCTGGCGGCGGACGGCACCTTCGTGAAGCTGGTGGGCCCGGAGGCCGCGCAGGAGGCGCTGCGGCAGGTGGCGCCCGAAGGCACCGGCGTGCCGGAGGTGGAGCGCTTCTTTTCCCCAGAGGCGCTGGAATCGCGCACGCGCCGCGAGTGGGAGGCGAAGTACGCGGGGCTGCTCCAGCGCAACCTGGTGGAGGGGCAGCGCACCTGGGCCGTGGACTCCGTGGACGTGAACGGCGAGGAGCGCGCCTTCCTCCTGGAGCGCACGGTGCAGGGCACTCGGCTCACGACGTTCGGCGACGCGGTGGTGCTGACGCTGAAGTGCCTGGACGCGCTGCCTCCCAAGGCCCCGGCGGAGCTCAAGGCCGTGTGGGCGGAGGCCGGTTCGCCCGAGCTTTCGAAGGGCGTGACGTGTGAAGGCGAGCAGGTGGTGACGTGGGCCCGGTTCATCCCGGTGCGCCGCCTGCTGAAGGTGAAGGCGGTGGGGGCGGGCGGCACGCTGACGCTCACCACCGAGTCCCAGGCGGAAGCACTCCAGGAGGATGGGCCATGAGCCACGACGAGTACCTCATCGAGGATGACGCGGGTGTGAAGCGAGTGGTGCAGGAAGCCAGGCGCGTGGCGGTGCTGGGCATCAAGACGGAGGACCACTCCGCCCAGCCCGCGTACTACGTGCCGGAGTACCTGGCGAAGGCGGGCGTGGACGTGGTGCCGGTGCCCGTCTACTACCCGGACGCGAAGGTCATCCTGGGCAAGCCGGTGTACCGGAAGCTGGTGGACATCCCGGGCGACATCGACCTGGTGGACGTGTTCCGCAGGCCCGGCGACATCGACCAGCACGTGGACGACATCATCGCGAAGAAGCCCAAGGCGGTGTGGTTCCAGTCCGGCATCCGCAACGACGTCGCGGCGAAGAAGCTGGCCGCCGCCGGCATCCGCGTGGTGCAGGACCGCTGCCTGATGGTGGACCACCGCCGCTACAGCGGGCGCTGACGGCTCCAGGAAAACCACGGCCCTCCGCACCCGAAGGGCACGGAGGGCCGAGGGGGCCGCGCGTGGAGGTCGGCGGCCTTTGTCAGGTGTCAGTAGTTGCCGGAGATGACCTTGGGCAGGGCCTTCGCCAGGTCCGGCAGCGGGCCAATCTGCCGCGAGTCCGCCGCCTGCGCCGTGCCGTTGTTGCGCAGCAGGCCGCGCATCTGCACGGACGTCAGCAGCCGGCCGTTGGCCTTCGCCACGCCCTGGGCGCTGACAGCGGCGCCCACGACGATGGGCGACGCGCTGGAGGTGCCGCTGAAGGTGGACGTGTAGTACTGGTCCTCGCCGTAGCCGCTGCCGAAGCGGTCGCCGTAGCCGGTGGTGACGACGGACTCACCCCAGGCGTGCACGTTCACGCGCTGGCCGAAGTTGGTCCAGCACATGGGCACGCGCGTGGTGGCGGTGCTGGCGCCCACCAGGATGGCGCCCGAGTCGCGCGTGGCCGGGTTGAACCGGCCGCCGTAGGCCGCCGCGTCCAGGTTCGCGCTGCCGTTGCCCGCCGCCTCCACCACGACGACGCCGTTGGCGGTGGCGTTGCGGATGGCGTCGTAGTTGTCCTGCCAGTACTCCATCGCGATGTAGTTGCACTGGGACGTGTTGCACGTGCAGGCCGTGCCGTCCGAGGGACCGCCCGCGTGCAGCTCGATGAGGATGACGCCGCCCGCGCCCACCGCCGCCGCCGCGTTGGTGATGGCGCTCGCGCTGCTCTGCGCGCCAATGGCCTCCACGCCCGGCGTCGCCGCGTTGGCGATGCCCGTCACGCCGTAGCCGTTGGACGCGCCCACGATTTCACCCATCACCGCGGTGCCGTGGTTGCGCCAGCCAATGTCGTTGTACTGCGTGCCGCCCACGCGGAAGAACGTGGGGAAGTCCTCGTGGGACGTGCGCCAGCCACCCTCGATGTCCACGATCTTCACGTTGGTGCCCCGGCCGCCCGTCTGCGTCCACGCGTAGGTCGCGTTGATGCCGGAGGGCGCCGCGTTGAGATAGCCCTGGTTGGCCTGGTACAGCGGCGTGGTGGGCGGCAGGTCCGCCGCGGACAGCAGCGCGCGCAGCCCCGCCTCCATGGCGAAGTTCACCATCGCCGGCTCCGGGGGCGGCGCCGCGTAGGCCGTCTCCACGCTGCCAACGCGGTTGAGCGCGGCCACCAGGTCCGCCACGGTGTCCGCGGTGGTGCCGGGCAACAGCGGTACTTCGAAGTACAGGTTCAGGTCCGCCAGCTGCTCGCCGCTCGCGCGCTCACCGGACGCCTTGCTCGCGTCCAGCGTGGCCTCCTCCGCCTGGAACACCCGGTCCAGCGCACCGATGCGCGGCGCGCGCTCCAGCAGCGCCACCACCTCCGCCAGGTCCGACTCCACGCGCGCGGAGTCCAGGCGCAGGCCGGACAGCAGCTCACGCTCGCTGGCGCTGCGCTCGGAAGCCAGGGCGCGCAGCGCGTTGTCGCGCAGGCGCACGTGGCTGCCCTCGTGGAACTTCACCACCAGCCGCTCCACGAACGTGCCCGCGGGCAGCTCCCGCCCCGTGGGCTTCGCCAGGAGCGCGCGCGGCGCCAGCGAAGGGGCGGCGCCAGCAGCGGGGGCCAACGCCAGCAGGGACACAGCCATGACCGCGCCACGCAGGCGGAGCGGGGACAGCGTCGACTTCAGCATGGACTTCCTCCGGGATGAACAGCATCCCCACCATGCCACGCCGGTCTGTCATTCAAATCAGGCTATTCAGTTATTTCTTTCCTGGTGACTTATTCGGCCCTTGTTGAAACAGGCGGGCATGCCCACCCGGCTCTGGTGCCGGCTCAGGTCGTCTGCTCGAAGGGCACGGGGGGCCGGGCCAGGGCGCGCTCCGCGGACAGCCGGGCCTGATCCAGCGCGTCGAAGCCGCGCTCCAGCGTGGCGGGCGTCACCGGCGGCAGGTTGGAGACGACCACGTACACCGGCACGTTGCGCGTCTGGAGCACGGTGAGCTGGAGGCGGAAGTGGTCGCGCCGGAGCGCGGCGGACCCGGCGGCCAGGCCCTGCGGATAGGCCATGGGACCGCCCACCACCTTGCGCGTCCGGCTGGGCAGGTAGTGCACGAGGATGGCGTCCAGGTCCTTGCCAATGGCGCTCTCCTGCAGCGACAGCGCGGGCGCCTTGTCCACCAGCCCTCCGTCCCAGAACAGCTGGCCGTCCAGCGGCACCGCTCGGAAGAGGCCCGGGTACGCGCAGGTGGCGTGGACGCGCGGGGCCAGTTCGCCGGTGGTGAACGCCTGATGCGTGCCGTGGGTGAGGTTGGCGACGGTGAGCAGCAGCGGGTGCGGCAGGTCCTCGAAGGTGGACACCGGCAGCGTGTCCTCCAGCAGGCGCCGGAAGCGCTCGCCCTTGAGCAGGCCCGTGAAGCCGTGCCCCTGGGACGCCACGTTCAGCACCGCGCCAATGGGGTCCGGGTCCCAGAAGTTGGCCCGCGTCTGGCGCAGCACCAGCTCCTCCAGCGCCGGCATGGGCATGCCCGCCGCCGCGTACGCCGCCACCATCCCGCCCGCGGACGTGCCCGCGTAGGCGTGGGGCTTCAGGCCGGAGGCGTGCAGCCCCTTCAAGAAGCCCGCGTGGCCATAGAAGCCGAAGTAGCCCGCGGAGAGGACCAGTCCGAACCGCTTGCCTTCGAGCAGGGAGTGCAGCGTCGAGGAGGGAGCCATTTCGGATTTTTACGGGATGGGTGCATCCCAAGGCAACGCAATGCGTTGGCGGGGCCATTGTGATTGGGGGCCAGCATCGATATATGTTGATGGCTCGATATGGACGTCCTCTCCCAATCCTTCCGTGTCCTGGGGGACACGACGCGGCTGCGCATCCTGCGGTTGGTGGCCCAGGCGCCGCTGAACGTGACGGAGCTCGTGTCGCTGGTGGGGGTGGCCCAGTCGTCGGTGTCGCACCACCTGGCGAAGCTGAAGGGGCTGGGGCTCATCCGCGAGGAGCGGCAGGCGGGCTTCACCTACTACTCGCTGGCGCTGGAGTCGGATGACTCGCGCTGGCCGCTCGTCCGGCTGGCGCGCGAGGCGGAGGACGCGGCGGGGGACTCCGCGCGGCTCAGTGACTTGCTGCGCGCGCGGGAGGACCGGCAGGCGCTCAACGAGCGGCTGCTGGAGCCCGGCCAGTCGTGGTTCCTCTGGGCGGGGGCGCTGGCGTCGCTCCTGCCGCCGCTGGACGTGGCGGACTTCGGCTGCGGCACGGGCGTGTTCAGCCGGGCCATGGCGCGGTGGGCGCGGCACGTGTGGGCCATCGACCAGAGCGAGGACGCGCTGTCCCAGGCTCGAACGCTGGCCCTGCGTGACGAGCTCACCAACATCACGTTCCTGCGCGAGGACCTGCACCGGCTGTCCCTGTCCGGTGGGCGCATGGACCTGGTGGTGATTTCGCAGAGCCTCCACCACGTGGAGTCGCCCGCGGCGGTGGTGGCGGAGGCCGCGCGGCTGCTCAAGCCGGGCGGCCGGCTGGTGGTGCTGGAGCTGCTGCCGCACGAAGAGAAGTGGGTGCTGGAGCGGTTGGGGCACCGGCACCTGGGCTTTTCGCCCGAAGTCCTGGAAGCGGCCCTTCGCGAGGCCGGCTTCACGTCGTTCACCCGCGAGACGCACGCGCGCGACGGGGCCAGTCCCTTCCGCGTCTTCCTGCTGACCGGAGTCAAACCGTCATGACGAGCCACATCGCCCACCCCCTGCCGCTTCCCCCCGGGGAGCACGGCCAGCGCGTGGAGGCGCTCAAGGCCGCGATGCGCGAGCGGATCCTGGTGCTGGATGGCGCCATGGGCACGCTCCTCCAGGGGCACCAGCTCGTCGCGGCGGACTTCGGCGGCGCGGAGTACGAGGGCTGCAACGAGCACCTGGTCCTCACCCGCCCGGACGTCATCGAGGGCATCCACGCGAAGTACTTCGCCGCGGGCGCGGACGTGACGGAGACGGACAGCTTCGGCGGCACGCCGGTGGTGCTGGCGGAGTTCGAGCTGGGCCACAAGGCGATGGAGATCAACATCGCCGCGTCCCGCCTGGCGCTCAACGCCGCGAAGGCCGCGGAGGCGAAGGACGGCCGGATGCGCTGGGTGGCGGGCTCCATTGGCCCCACCACCAAGGCCATCAGCGTCACG
This DNA window, taken from Corallococcus coralloides DSM 2259, encodes the following:
- a CDS encoding patatin-like phospholipase family protein is translated as MAPSSTLHSLLEGKRFGLVLSAGYFGFYGHAGFLKGLHASGLKPHAYAGTSAGGMVAAYAAAGMPMPALEELVLRQTRANFWDPDPIGAVLNVASQGHGFTGLLKGERFRRLLEDTLPVSTFEDLPHPLLLTVANLTHGTHQAFTTGELAPRVHATCAYPGLFRAVPLDGQLFWDGGLVDKAPALSLQESAIGKDLDAILVHYLPSRTRKVVGGPMAYPQGLAAGSAALRRDHFRLQLTVLQTRNVPVYVVVSNLPPVTPATLERGFDALDQARLSAERALARPPVPFEQTT
- a CDS encoding CoA-binding protein, which gives rise to MSHDEYLIEDDAGVKRVVQEARRVAVLGIKTEDHSAQPAYYVPEYLAKAGVDVVPVPVYYPDAKVILGKPVYRKLVDIPGDIDLVDVFRRPGDIDQHVDDIIAKKPKAVWFQSGIRNDVAAKKLAAAGIRVVQDRCLMVDHRRYSGR
- a CDS encoding S8 family peptidase; this encodes MLKSTLSPLRLRGAVMAVSLLALAPAAGAAPSLAPRALLAKPTGRELPAGTFVERLVVKFHEGSHVRLRDNALRALASERSASERELLSGLRLDSARVESDLAEVVALLERAPRIGALDRVFQAEEATLDASKASGERASGEQLADLNLYFEVPLLPGTTADTVADLVAALNRVGSVETAYAAPPPEPAMVNFAMEAGLRALLSAADLPPTTPLYQANQGYLNAAPSGINATYAWTQTGGRGTNVKIVDIEGGWRTSHEDFPTFFRVGGTQYNDIGWRNHGTAVMGEIVGASNGYGVTGIANAATPGVEAIGAQSSASAITNAAAAVGAGGVILIELHAGGPSDGTACTCNTSQCNYIAMEYWQDNYDAIRNATANGVVVVEAAGNGSANLDAAAYGGRFNPATRDSGAILVGASTATTRVPMCWTNFGQRVNVHAWGESVVTTGYGDRFGSGYGEDQYYTSTFSGTSSASPIVVGAAVSAQGVAKANGRLLTSVQMRGLLRNNGTAQAADSRQIGPLPDLAKALPKVISGNY
- a CDS encoding ArsR/SmtB family transcription factor; this translates as MDVLSQSFRVLGDTTRLRILRLVAQAPLNVTELVSLVGVAQSSVSHHLAKLKGLGLIREERQAGFTYYSLALESDDSRWPLVRLAREAEDAAGDSARLSDLLRAREDRQALNERLLEPGQSWFLWAGALASLLPPLDVADFGCGTGVFSRAMARWARHVWAIDQSEDALSQARTLALRDELTNITFLREDLHRLSLSGGRMDLVVISQSLHHVESPAAVVAEAARLLKPGGRLVVLELLPHEEKWVLERLGHRHLGFSPEVLEAALREAGFTSFTRETHARDGASPFRVFLLTGVKPS
- a CDS encoding DUF2795 domain-containing protein: MAYGKAEDPSRSITPHLDGVEYPAKREELVEAAADNEAPVDIINILKSLPQEEYMLREHVLRDLAEAERRFAMNGLKDDDGVDRDRRNIGRDRIEGASEGETRHP
- a CDS encoding YiiX/YebB-like N1pC/P60 family cysteine hydrolase, translated to MSAASLLAAWLTLASPPADPPSPAPATAANTAPRDVYSLDDAAFVAQARRDLATLRQGTEGLRRLREEAFRSKALYQRGKDAPYTPDEKQLLVSTWAAFFDCFVSTEVVRQRYWDFLKVPALTQPKKHAWGFLLTHAALASELAQGMAFADLTGGQAQLEVLLDEPGPEYGLPARAFSRFKEKVVHVGTSTQLFTGDGYRATLHPVLAKAGVMNEPGVPALFQTMRQDSKAARARLLKRGPVLFAKAAADLTQDTTARAVFPVQKTVAEWMGDTRVHRSGRPLISREQVLALLPRMVPGDVMVARQNWFLSNIGLPGFWPHAELYVGTAQELSQTFDADPAVKAWVSTLPGRPETFTGHLAKAFPAKWAEYTGKDAHGDPLRIIESISEGVSFTGVEHGMHVDYLGVLRPRLSQVDKARAILRAFTFQGRPYDFNFDFFSDQSLVCTELVWKSYAPSKDMKGLDIPLVSVAGRRTLPANEIVRVFDAEYGQPGRQFDFVAFLDGREGSGDAVEANAESFRYTYRRMKWDIAQE